One window of the Sphaerochaeta associata genome contains the following:
- a CDS encoding MotA/TolQ/ExbB proton channel family protein, protein MKTTNLITIMQQGGAVMWPLYALLVITVVLSVERTITLIILWRKHEPVVKAQVEKPLSILDLIAMIAPVLGFLGTVTGMITAFKSVSEASSVQLQVVAAGLYEALFTTAFGLVISILATIASFALDLAIGALCEKEES, encoded by the coding sequence ATGAAAACCACCAACCTTATCACCATCATGCAACAAGGAGGAGCGGTCATGTGGCCGCTCTACGCCCTGTTGGTCATCACAGTCGTGCTCAGTGTTGAACGAACCATCACGCTGATCATCCTTTGGAGAAAGCATGAACCGGTGGTGAAAGCACAGGTGGAGAAACCGTTGAGCATTCTCGACCTGATCGCCATGATCGCCCCGGTCCTCGGCTTCCTCGGAACCGTCACCGGGATGATTACGGCGTTCAAGTCGGTCTCCGAGGCTTCATCGGTTCAGCTGCAGGTCGTTGCAGCCGGGCTGTATGAAGCCCTCTTCACTACAGCCTTCGGCCTGGTCATCTCCATTCTGGCTACCATCGCAAGCTTCGCTCTCGACCTTGCCATAGGAGCACTATGCGAAAAAGAAGAGAGTTAG
- a CDS encoding alpha-galactosidase yields the protein MISKKDRLFNLSTKHTSYLFAITETGHLEHLYYGRLLSNPTLSIDALAEKRSLNIGTSTAYDSDNPTLYLTNLCMEYSTMGKGDYRECSVNIEYSRGMQTLDFIVKSFRILPGKPRTFSGLPESYGDKSTCTTLEITLKETSLPLRMALTYTVFEDSDVITRRATIYNDGTNSVRIKGLASAQLDLDADDWNLVTFDGAWARERYMNERPLLPGIYINDSKTGVSSADHNPCIFLKKDDGECIGMNLVYSGNHRELVEVSPYGKIRVMTGINPATFSWDLSPQDRFQSPEAVLTYSHQGMNGASQNFHHFINNHIVRGTWKLRERPVLINNWEATYFNFNEDKLLNLAKESADLGIELFVLDDGWFGLRNDDTTSLGDWTVNPKKLPSGLAGLSLEVHRLGMMFGLWVEPEMVSIESQLYKKHPDWMIAIPGRRPSVGRNQYILDLSRQEVRDHLFKNLSETWHLADVNYIKWDMNRVFSDIYSANAEIRNHGEFYHRYVLGLYDLLDRLTKAFPNVLFESCASGGNRFDLGMLCYMSQTWTSDNTDALCRLYIQEGTSCGYPLSTMGSHVSTSPNHQTLRRTDLEARFNVAAFGVLGYELDITKLKGQQKEAIRSQIAFYKAHRSLLQYGNFTRIKLANSHSNQVVWAVASHDKSELLVLFAQKLNQPNPGADKLRVEAVDLNAVYEVFPRQQKIDIKMFGDLLNRVSPVPITEGGLAQDTISKAISLESEIEHYRVSGEQVAYGGIKLNQQFGGTGYDAMTRVLGDFGNRIYIFKKINLESK from the coding sequence ATGATTTCCAAGAAAGACCGACTGTTCAACCTTTCGACCAAGCATACCAGCTATCTGTTTGCGATAACGGAAACCGGACACCTTGAGCACCTTTACTACGGAAGGCTCCTTTCCAATCCCACGCTCAGCATCGATGCCCTTGCAGAGAAACGAAGCCTGAACATCGGAACGAGTACGGCATATGACAGCGACAACCCGACATTATATCTCACGAACCTCTGCATGGAGTATTCTACCATGGGAAAGGGGGACTATCGAGAGTGTTCGGTCAATATCGAGTACTCACGAGGCATGCAAACCCTCGATTTCATCGTAAAGAGCTTTCGAATCCTTCCCGGGAAGCCAAGGACCTTCAGTGGACTGCCCGAGTCATACGGAGACAAGAGCACCTGTACAACGCTGGAAATAACCCTGAAGGAGACTAGCCTGCCCCTGCGTATGGCACTGACGTACACAGTCTTCGAGGACAGCGATGTCATCACCCGAAGGGCGACCATCTACAACGACGGCACAAACAGCGTCCGTATCAAGGGCCTTGCCTCGGCACAGCTCGATCTCGATGCCGATGACTGGAACCTGGTCACCTTCGACGGAGCCTGGGCGAGGGAGCGGTACATGAATGAGCGACCGCTGCTGCCGGGAATCTACATCAATGACAGCAAAACCGGTGTCTCCAGTGCCGACCACAACCCCTGCATATTCCTCAAGAAGGACGACGGGGAGTGCATCGGCATGAACCTCGTCTACAGCGGCAACCACCGCGAGTTGGTTGAAGTCTCACCCTATGGGAAAATCCGGGTGATGACCGGCATAAACCCGGCGACCTTCAGCTGGGATCTGAGCCCGCAAGACCGCTTCCAATCCCCTGAGGCAGTCCTTACCTACTCCCACCAGGGCATGAACGGGGCCAGTCAGAACTTCCATCACTTCATAAACAACCATATCGTCAGAGGAACGTGGAAGCTGAGGGAGCGTCCGGTCCTCATCAACAACTGGGAAGCCACCTACTTCAACTTCAATGAGGACAAGCTGCTCAACCTTGCAAAAGAGAGCGCCGACCTCGGAATCGAGCTCTTTGTACTCGACGACGGATGGTTCGGCCTGCGCAACGACGACACCACCAGCCTCGGAGATTGGACGGTGAACCCGAAGAAACTTCCTTCGGGTCTGGCGGGGTTAAGCCTTGAGGTACACCGCTTGGGCATGATGTTCGGCCTCTGGGTGGAACCGGAGATGGTCAGCATCGAGAGCCAGCTGTACAAGAAACATCCCGATTGGATGATTGCAATCCCCGGTCGCAGACCGAGTGTCGGACGCAACCAGTATATTCTCGACCTGAGCAGGCAGGAAGTGCGGGATCATCTGTTCAAGAACCTGTCCGAAACCTGGCACCTGGCCGATGTGAACTATATCAAGTGGGATATGAACCGCGTCTTCAGCGACATCTACAGTGCGAACGCCGAGATTCGCAATCATGGGGAGTTCTACCACCGGTATGTGCTGGGGCTCTACGACCTGCTCGACAGGCTCACCAAGGCCTTCCCGAACGTCCTCTTCGAATCCTGTGCAAGCGGAGGGAATCGCTTCGACCTAGGCATGCTTTGCTATATGAGTCAGACATGGACCAGCGATAACACCGACGCCCTGTGCAGGCTCTATATCCAGGAGGGAACCAGCTGCGGCTATCCTCTCTCAACGATGGGCAGCCATGTCAGTACATCTCCAAACCACCAGACGCTGCGAAGAACCGACCTGGAAGCCCGCTTCAACGTGGCTGCCTTCGGGGTACTGGGTTATGAGCTTGACATCACCAAGCTCAAAGGCCAGCAGAAAGAGGCGATCAGAAGTCAGATCGCCTTCTACAAAGCCCATCGCTCCTTGCTTCAATATGGGAATTTCACCCGCATCAAGCTGGCGAACAGCCACTCCAACCAAGTGGTGTGGGCGGTTGCCAGCCACGACAAGAGCGAGCTGCTCGTTCTCTTCGCCCAAAAGCTCAACCAGCCCAACCCGGGTGCCGACAAGCTGAGGGTGGAAGCGGTGGACCTGAACGCCGTCTACGAGGTGTTTCCCCGCCAGCAGAAGATCGACATCAAGATGTTCGGCGATCTGCTCAACCGGGTCAGCCCCGTTCCCATCACCGAGGGAGGCCTTGCCCAGGATACGATCAGCAAGGCCATCTCGCTGGAGAGCGAAATCGAGCACTACAGGGTCAGCGGCGAACAGGTAGCCTACGGCGGCATCAAGCTGAACCAACAGTTCGGTGGTACCGGTTATGATGCCATGACCCGGGTGCTGGGAGACTTCGGCAACAGGATCTACATCTTCAAGAAGATCAACCTAGAAAGCAAGTAA
- a CDS encoding biopolymer transporter ExbD — protein sequence MRKKRPTPPSALTDIAFLLLLFFLIMAITSFQTPVPLDPAQAQAQKIDLSTIPTLYIAKDGKIYQEGRLLTIEQVEEKPSYSLLADRSTGFSTIHPIIEALKNKGVETLHLLVEEQE from the coding sequence ATGAGGAAGAAGAGACCTACCCCGCCCTCCGCCCTCACCGATATTGCCTTTCTTTTGCTGCTCTTCTTCCTCATTATGGCAATAACCTCCTTCCAGACTCCCGTTCCGCTCGATCCTGCACAAGCCCAGGCACAGAAGATTGACTTGAGCACCATCCCAACCTTGTATATAGCGAAGGATGGAAAAATCTATCAGGAAGGCAGGCTCCTTACCATCGAGCAGGTAGAAGAGAAACCCAGCTATTCATTGCTTGCTGATAGGTCAACAGGGTTCAGCACCATCCATCCAATCATTGAAGCATTAAAGAACAAGGGAGTTGAGACCTTGCACCTGTTGGTGGAGGAGCAAGAATGA
- a CDS encoding TonB-dependent receptor plug domain-containing protein, with amino-acid sequence MQKRGIFSLVLLLALSNLFAAQDITDLGTAYELVIAETSLAEAETNTASSVSVITKEQIAVYNAQTTAELVGKAIGVSFNSVGSLGSLQNVVIRGATSSKNLVYLDGVLLSSAHEGTVDLSIIPVSIIERIEIVKSGPGNLGRTNAIGGMVNIITKNGQKSDTPFALTFENGSFLPQPYGAADSRNWLSLVDSQKLDFSYTNNELVATVGGLAAQNAYTYSNGSTRSLRDNAQVYEAHGAVNYNRAFSDSLQFNTQNFAVYKNLGVPGSATNSTPNNFMKDVFVSSTNTINVAEPNKFIENISTLLHYAFGQTYNHDVGSGDSTHNKYNASAKVEGVWNLDQQYALQTDLLYSLDYVDSTDVGQKTRHAISTSAHGSLYLLDGTLSLHPSLNIAYLSDLNALSPNVSLGSIYTPMRNFDFKATISYAERNPTFSELYWPFTDYTDYGYWGTFQGNPNLKPEKGFNGDFGITYKQRNLSYEATLFGRNISNAIDSGVSMPINISHSVYLGTEQSLNLELSKIFNIQASYLYNKSFDLSAGKTFSDNVEVTGIRKHTVKGSLFFTLDRFESVISGEYLGKSSTLDSALLLNLSVTMQVSKALKAYLAVDNLLNTDYELVSGYPMPGTKIRLGGTLRF; translated from the coding sequence ATGCAGAAGCGCGGAATCTTCTCTCTGGTCCTGTTGCTCGCTCTCTCAAATCTCTTCGCAGCACAAGACATCACCGACCTTGGAACAGCCTATGAACTGGTCATAGCTGAGACTTCACTTGCCGAAGCTGAAACAAACACAGCATCCTCGGTATCTGTCATCACCAAAGAACAGATAGCAGTCTATAATGCCCAAACAACGGCAGAGCTCGTAGGAAAGGCAATCGGAGTTTCATTTAACTCAGTAGGCAGCTTGGGGTCGCTGCAAAATGTCGTCATCCGTGGCGCCACCTCTTCCAAGAACCTCGTCTACCTTGATGGAGTATTGCTCTCCTCGGCTCATGAGGGGACTGTCGATCTCTCCATTATTCCCGTCTCCATTATTGAGCGCATAGAAATAGTAAAAAGCGGACCGGGAAACCTTGGCAGAACCAATGCCATCGGGGGTATGGTGAACATCATCACCAAGAATGGGCAGAAAAGTGATACACCATTTGCACTTACCTTCGAGAATGGTTCCTTTCTTCCCCAACCCTATGGTGCAGCAGACTCACGCAATTGGCTCTCCTTGGTAGACAGCCAGAAGCTCGATTTCTCCTACACCAACAATGAACTTGTTGCCACAGTAGGAGGACTTGCCGCTCAAAATGCGTACACATACAGCAATGGGTCAACTCGTAGTCTCAGAGACAATGCCCAAGTCTACGAAGCTCATGGAGCAGTTAACTACAACCGTGCGTTCTCTGATTCTTTGCAGTTCAACACACAAAACTTCGCTGTGTACAAGAATCTCGGAGTACCTGGATCCGCAACAAATAGTACTCCCAATAATTTCATGAAGGATGTTTTTGTCAGCAGTACCAATACCATTAACGTTGCCGAACCTAATAAATTCATAGAAAACATTTCCACTCTTTTACATTACGCATTTGGACAGACGTACAATCATGATGTGGGGTCTGGAGACAGCACCCACAACAAATACAATGCATCTGCAAAAGTGGAAGGAGTCTGGAACCTTGACCAGCAGTATGCACTCCAGACAGACCTTCTCTATAGTCTCGATTACGTCGACAGCACCGATGTAGGCCAAAAAACCCGCCATGCCATCTCGACATCGGCCCATGGCAGTCTCTACCTCTTGGATGGAACGCTTTCTCTGCATCCCAGCTTGAACATCGCCTACCTAAGTGACTTGAATGCTCTCTCACCCAATGTTTCTCTGGGATCAATCTATACACCGATGAGGAATTTTGATTTCAAGGCAACCATCAGTTACGCGGAGAGAAATCCAACCTTCTCTGAATTGTATTGGCCTTTCACCGATTATACCGATTATGGATATTGGGGAACATTTCAAGGTAATCCAAATCTCAAGCCCGAAAAAGGTTTTAATGGAGATTTCGGAATCACTTACAAACAAAGGAACCTTTCATACGAGGCAACGCTTTTTGGCAGAAACATCTCTAATGCAATAGATAGCGGAGTCAGTATGCCAATAAACATCTCTCACAGTGTCTACCTCGGGACCGAACAATCCCTCAATCTAGAACTCTCTAAAATCTTCAACATCCAAGCCAGCTACCTCTACAACAAGAGCTTCGACCTCTCTGCAGGGAAGACCTTCTCTGACAATGTTGAGGTAACGGGAATCAGAAAACATACCGTCAAAGGCTCACTGTTCTTCACCCTCGACCGCTTTGAAAGTGTCATCAGTGGAGAGTACTTGGGGAAATCGAGCACCCTCGACAGTGCACTCCTGCTCAATCTCAGTGTCACCATGCAGGTCAGCAAAGCTTTGAAAGCCTACCTTGCCGTGGACAACCTGCTAAACACCGATTACGAACTGGTTTCCGGCTATCCTATGCCGGGTACAAAGATTCGCCTCGGCGGTACCTTACGGTTTTAG
- a CDS encoding NAD(P)/FAD-dependent oxidoreductase, whose product MNVIIIGNGVAGATVASKLAAKGVSVQLFSEEPVGFYSRILLPQALCDKDALQDLIAKTDPPYLQKRAATAIDPEKKLVYSGNTAFSYDKLVIATGSRSRMLDIFSCTDGACALRTFSDAQNIGETIENPVVVLGGGLLGLETALWVKRKGYEVTVLEAADRILVRQLDTEGASILKAHLEAQGLVIKEGVKTQAQKLDLGGHIRALVTEGEEEVPCRTLLLSLGVLPEITLAKAAGLKTNRGIVVDQYLQTSNSDILAIGDCAEYEGRVPGIIPVALAMAETAAANLLGEHKSYQTPVLFTRFKGDGLDVVSVGSIDGPALKKRTGNRYEAYFVQDGKLKGAILVGSTEHLGFVRSHYQKEVSQEEMATLLAF is encoded by the coding sequence ATGAACGTAATAATCATTGGAAACGGGGTGGCAGGGGCAACGGTAGCATCCAAGCTTGCAGCAAAGGGTGTATCTGTTCAGCTGTTCAGTGAAGAGCCGGTAGGGTTCTACAGCCGAATTTTGCTTCCGCAGGCCCTTTGTGACAAGGATGCCCTGCAGGACCTGATCGCCAAGACCGATCCTCCCTACCTGCAAAAGCGTGCAGCCACTGCCATCGATCCCGAGAAGAAGCTTGTCTATAGCGGAAATACCGCATTTAGTTACGATAAACTGGTCATCGCCACCGGCAGCCGGTCGCGCATGCTCGATATTTTCTCCTGCACCGATGGTGCCTGCGCCCTGAGAACCTTCAGCGATGCCCAGAATATCGGAGAAACCATCGAGAACCCTGTCGTTGTCCTGGGCGGAGGTCTGTTGGGATTGGAGACCGCCCTCTGGGTGAAAAGGAAGGGCTATGAGGTGACCGTCCTTGAAGCCGCCGACCGCATTCTTGTGCGTCAGTTGGACACAGAGGGTGCTTCGATTCTCAAGGCACACCTGGAAGCACAGGGCTTGGTCATCAAGGAAGGGGTGAAGACCCAGGCGCAGAAGCTGGATCTGGGCGGCCACATCAGGGCTTTGGTGACCGAGGGGGAAGAGGAGGTGCCATGCCGCACCCTGTTGCTCTCTTTGGGGGTACTGCCTGAGATCACCCTGGCGAAGGCGGCAGGGCTGAAAACCAATCGCGGCATTGTAGTCGACCAATACCTGCAAACGAGCAACAGCGATATTCTTGCCATCGGCGACTGCGCCGAGTACGAGGGTCGGGTTCCGGGCATTATCCCGGTCGCCCTGGCCATGGCTGAGACCGCTGCAGCCAATCTATTGGGTGAGCACAAGTCCTATCAGACACCGGTGCTCTTCACCCGCTTCAAGGGTGACGGGCTGGATGTGGTCAGCGTAGGTTCCATCGATGGGCCTGCCCTGAAGAAGCGGACAGGCAACCGGTATGAAGCCTATTTCGTGCAGGACGGCAAGCTCAAGGGAGCTATTCTGGTGGGAAGTACAGAGCACTTGGGCTTTGTACGTTCCCACTATCAGAAAGAGGTTTCGCAGGAAGAGATGGCAACCTTACTTGCTTTCTAG
- a CDS encoding GNAT family N-acetyltransferase yields MEQTVIYLEAGAASLPTNAAYLALCQQVRRSVFVKEQGVSEAIDFDGKDSSCAHLLLLFGDEAAGTLRIQKTDDGTKLERIAIMREYRKQGLGELLVRCALALADGPIYIHAQVQSEGFYQHLGFVVEDPTIFYEADIPHKTMIWPHKKGVLPCTITRPS; encoded by the coding sequence ATGGAACAGACTGTCATATATCTGGAAGCAGGGGCCGCCTCGCTTCCAACCAATGCAGCGTACCTCGCTCTGTGTCAGCAGGTACGCCGTTCTGTCTTCGTGAAGGAACAGGGCGTCAGCGAAGCCATCGATTTCGACGGCAAGGATTCCTCTTGCGCCCACCTGTTGCTCCTCTTCGGGGATGAAGCTGCAGGCACGCTCAGGATACAGAAGACTGACGATGGCACCAAGCTTGAACGGATTGCAATCATGCGCGAATACCGTAAGCAAGGCTTGGGTGAATTGCTGGTACGCTGTGCCCTGGCATTGGCTGATGGTCCGATCTATATCCACGCACAGGTCCAGAGCGAAGGGTTTTACCAACATTTGGGATTCGTTGTTGAAGACCCGACAATCTTCTACGAAGCTGACATCCCTCATAAAACCATGATCTGGCCGCACAAGAAAGGAGTTTTGCCTTGTACCATCACAAGACCATCATAA
- a CDS encoding biopolymer transporter ExbD, translating into MRKRRELGQSSDIAFLLIIFFLLLSGVTASHSLDLNTSNSSILVGEAQEHLELTLKQDETVLFQDRVLNNAELTPFLNQKPHLTLSIEAATDWQTVVSFLSLLEQYPLSSLSLEVVP; encoded by the coding sequence ATGCGAAAAAGAAGAGAGTTAGGCCAAAGCAGCGACATCGCATTCCTTCTCATTATCTTCTTTCTCCTGCTCTCAGGCGTTACAGCTTCCCATAGCCTTGATCTGAACACAAGCAACAGCTCCATTCTTGTTGGAGAAGCCCAAGAACATCTTGAGCTGACGCTCAAGCAAGATGAAACGGTTCTATTCCAGGATAGAGTCCTGAACAATGCTGAATTGACTCCTTTCCTCAACCAAAAACCCCACCTCACGTTATCCATTGAAGCAGCAACAGATTGGCAGACTGTTGTCTCATTTCTGTCCCTGCTTGAGCAGTATCCTCTCAGTTCATTGAGTCTGGAGGTGGTGCCATGA
- a CDS encoding energy transducer TonB, protein MQEPKSEQQAEYEPPRPLVEEAVAATKVSENLNPVMIDGYYAAESVTTAPVFDRALLASRIVYPPLAKRQRKEGLVVVRLFLAANGLVERIIVEEDPGYGLADAAIAAFTSFKASPALYNDEAVAVTLRYPIRFTLQ, encoded by the coding sequence GTGCAAGAACCAAAATCAGAGCAACAGGCAGAATATGAACCTCCACGGCCTCTGGTTGAAGAGGCAGTAGCAGCGACCAAGGTATCTGAAAATCTCAATCCCGTCATGATCGACGGATACTATGCAGCAGAGTCTGTTACCACGGCTCCTGTCTTTGACAGGGCCTTGCTTGCTTCCAGGATAGTCTATCCACCGCTTGCAAAGCGGCAACGCAAGGAAGGCTTGGTTGTCGTCAGGCTCTTTTTAGCTGCCAACGGTTTGGTTGAGCGAATCATCGTGGAAGAAGACCCGGGCTACGGCCTGGCAGATGCAGCGATTGCAGCATTCACTTCGTTCAAGGCCTCCCCTGCTTTGTACAACGATGAAGCAGTTGCTGTAACACTGCGCTACCCCATTCGCTTCACGCTGCAATAA
- a CDS encoding GntR family transcriptional regulator produces MTEYMNGSPQYLKIYDDIRKKIKDGRLAPGMKLSTEQEIATQFGVSRPTVRQALLELEREGLLERYRGKGTFITNSEQKSSDPHANVTIGIIVPRLADIFIGKIITGVQEVLEKKGYTISVHLTNDNIEKEQEIIESLIERQVEGLIIHPTAASMYNPAIFKLIEKHIPFVMTGRYYKYAPCNSVEMDNRKGAYEAVQYLYEKGHRKIGLVSKPSLTKTSIEHRIEGFFQACRDLDIPVHLKNIFLDLVDTRSLYWAEQTTEEKTFVHNQIHEYLAAAKDVTAIIALNDLIAADLIHVLEELGRKPGVDISVIGFDNVNFANQLKPPLASVETPTFELGRKAAELLIQLISDRSHPVEHILLPSKLVVRGSISECSTLQ; encoded by the coding sequence ATGACAGAGTATATGAATGGCAGTCCCCAGTACCTGAAAATCTATGATGATATTCGCAAGAAAATCAAAGATGGGCGGTTGGCTCCCGGAATGAAGTTAAGCACCGAGCAGGAGATTGCAACTCAATTTGGAGTAAGCAGGCCAACCGTCAGACAAGCCCTACTTGAACTTGAACGCGAGGGATTGTTGGAAAGATATAGAGGAAAAGGTACCTTCATTACCAATTCTGAGCAAAAATCTTCCGACCCGCATGCAAATGTGACAATCGGTATCATAGTACCGAGACTTGCAGACATTTTTATCGGGAAAATAATCACGGGAGTCCAAGAGGTTCTTGAAAAGAAGGGGTACACGATATCCGTGCATCTGACAAACGATAACATTGAAAAAGAGCAAGAAATAATTGAGTCCTTGATTGAGCGCCAGGTCGAAGGTTTGATTATCCACCCCACTGCTGCATCCATGTACAATCCAGCGATTTTCAAACTCATCGAGAAGCATATTCCATTCGTTATGACCGGCAGATATTATAAATATGCACCATGCAACTCCGTGGAAATGGACAACCGAAAAGGGGCATATGAAGCTGTTCAATACCTTTATGAGAAAGGGCATCGAAAAATTGGATTGGTATCCAAACCCTCGCTAACAAAGACTTCAATCGAACACAGAATCGAGGGTTTTTTCCAGGCGTGCAGAGACTTGGATATACCGGTGCATCTAAAGAATATCTTTCTTGATTTAGTCGATACCCGTTCGTTGTATTGGGCTGAGCAGACTACCGAAGAAAAGACATTCGTACACAACCAGATTCATGAGTATCTTGCAGCAGCAAAAGATGTCACTGCAATCATTGCATTGAATGACCTTATTGCCGCCGATCTCATCCATGTACTGGAAGAACTCGGGCGTAAACCTGGAGTGGATATCTCGGTCATAGGATTTGACAACGTGAACTTTGCAAATCAATTGAAGCCCCCGCTTGCTTCAGTGGAGACCCCCACTTTTGAATTAGGAAGAAAGGCTGCGGAGCTCCTTATTCAGCTTATTAGTGATCGCTCACACCCGGTTGAACATATTCTGCTTCCTTCAAAGCTGGTAGTCAGAGGATCTATATCAGAATGTTCTACACTGCAATAG
- a CDS encoding TAXI family TRAP transporter solute-binding subunit — MRKVLCVLLMLCVTLSVFAAGSKEAAPQAEPAGEFKGLTTKTTISLAANPIGQSSYQQAAQISEIINSSGSNLTVVAEATNGYAENVGLVAQGDVEIAFTNNLMLSDGYYAKGDYTGLEAEKCLGVISLSCNKTHVIVLKNSPITEVSYAMFKGKKIGIGQVGGTSRFDALALMAALGLKPGEYTGIEVKGAEQTEMMKNGQLDVFIWNGKAPIATVLDLLASKDCVFLDIPSAIVKKIIENSNGAYTEQVLDKSYYDHLDRDVKTFGNNAVLFANADVPEAVVYEFIKRFYENLDALKNVNKGFKEIVPEKMLEGISVPLHKGALRYYNEIGLPGIAAFN; from the coding sequence ATGAGAAAAGTCCTATGTGTATTGTTGATGCTCTGCGTTACACTGTCGGTATTTGCTGCAGGGTCAAAGGAGGCGGCCCCCCAGGCTGAACCAGCAGGAGAATTCAAGGGATTGACTACGAAGACTACCATTTCATTGGCAGCAAACCCAATCGGACAGTCTTCTTATCAGCAAGCCGCTCAAATCTCTGAAATAATCAATAGTAGTGGCAGCAACCTCACAGTGGTTGCAGAGGCTACCAATGGGTATGCAGAGAATGTTGGCCTGGTCGCCCAAGGTGATGTTGAGATTGCTTTCACCAATAACCTGATGCTCTCCGATGGGTATTATGCGAAAGGTGACTACACTGGTCTGGAAGCGGAAAAGTGCCTTGGTGTGATTTCACTGTCCTGCAACAAGACTCACGTCATCGTTTTGAAAAACTCTCCGATTACCGAAGTTTCCTATGCAATGTTCAAAGGAAAGAAAATTGGAATCGGACAAGTTGGTGGGACATCCAGGTTCGATGCGCTGGCTCTGATGGCCGCTCTCGGACTCAAACCTGGAGAGTACACAGGTATCGAGGTAAAGGGGGCGGAGCAGACAGAGATGATGAAAAATGGCCAGCTTGATGTATTCATTTGGAATGGTAAGGCTCCGATTGCTACCGTTCTTGACTTGCTCGCTTCCAAAGATTGCGTATTCCTTGACATTCCCAGTGCTATTGTTAAGAAGATCATTGAGAATTCAAATGGGGCATATACAGAGCAGGTCTTGGATAAGTCTTATTACGACCATCTCGACCGCGATGTAAAAACCTTTGGAAACAATGCTGTTTTGTTTGCTAATGCCGATGTCCCTGAAGCTGTTGTCTATGAGTTCATCAAGCGATTCTACGAGAATCTTGATGCCCTTAAGAACGTCAATAAAGGTTTCAAGGAAATCGTTCCAGAAAAGATGCTGGAGGGTATCAGCGTACCGCTCCATAAGGGTGCATTACGCTACTATAACGAAATCGGACTCCCAGGCATTGCAGCTTTCAACTAA
- a CDS encoding NAD(P)H-dependent glycerol-3-phosphate dehydrogenase: protein MYHHKTIIIAGAGVFGTAMAERLSWNTTNTVILWSIEEDVVEDINKNHRNTKYFPTHFLNTSIRATSDKQIFRSADCILLVIPSKAIVSFTEEIKALTKDDCMVINLAKGMSDDGAFITEQIPFTRTASMKGPTFAIEVLHGLPSSFTFGGRKEDYLVLKENILKDTGLYLDYTSDIRSVELMSILKNMYAIAIGLVSGRFNSPNVDFLIYTKAVSEMKKFLALFECSTDTIFCYCGIGDLGLTSLNDLSRNRTLGLLMGKGFSIDNSGTSATVIEGSRTVKLMGEITRQKGVQEEYPLVQALYRLMYEGESINDYMAAVFA, encoded by the coding sequence TTGTACCATCACAAGACCATCATAATCGCGGGAGCCGGCGTCTTCGGCACGGCCATGGCCGAACGGCTCTCATGGAATACCACCAATACCGTCATCCTTTGGTCAATTGAAGAGGATGTGGTTGAGGATATCAATAAGAATCATAGAAACACCAAGTATTTTCCCACCCATTTCTTGAATACCAGCATTCGAGCCACAAGCGACAAACAGATTTTCCGCTCGGCCGACTGCATTCTTTTGGTCATTCCTTCGAAGGCGATAGTCTCCTTCACCGAGGAGATCAAAGCCCTGACCAAGGACGACTGCATGGTGATCAATCTTGCAAAGGGTATGAGTGACGACGGAGCCTTCATCACCGAGCAAATCCCCTTCACCCGCACGGCAAGCATGAAGGGGCCTACCTTCGCCATCGAGGTCCTGCACGGCCTTCCCTCTTCCTTCACCTTCGGAGGCAGGAAGGAGGACTATCTGGTGCTCAAGGAGAACATCCTCAAGGATACCGGTCTTTATCTCGACTACACCAGCGATATCCGTTCGGTGGAGCTGATGAGTATTCTCAAGAACATGTACGCCATAGCAATCGGACTTGTCAGCGGAAGATTCAACTCCCCCAACGTCGACTTCCTCATCTACACCAAGGCGGTCTCGGAGATGAAGAAGTTCCTCGCCCTCTTTGAGTGCAGCACCGACACCATCTTCTGTTACTGCGGCATCGGGGACCTCGGGCTTACCAGCCTGAATGACCTCTCACGCAACCGAACACTGGGCCTTCTGATGGGAAAGGGCTTCTCGATCGACAACAGCGGGACTTCGGCCACCGTCATTGAAGGTAGCAGGACCGTCAAGCTCATGGGAGAGATCACCCGGCAAAAGGGCGTACAGGAGGAGTACCCCCTGGTGCAGGCCCTCTATCGGCTGATGTACGAGGGAGAGTCCATCAACGACTATATGGCGGCGGTGTTTGCATAG